A single region of the Rhodococcus sp. W8901 genome encodes:
- a CDS encoding HdeD family acid-resistance protein: MSAGSDEVWVGDSGQFETARRFLTGLTVVFGLLTLGLGIAMLVWPDATLVVAAVLIAIQVFAFGIIQIVRSFAEVGAPTAARTLTGLSGALAVLLGFLVLRSPLQTLVIIALVIGAWWVFRGVLDIVAGASEVPGNRAVGIVLGIISVVAGAIVLLQPELSLGVFVIVVGVWMILYGIIVVAAAFLARRTS; the protein is encoded by the coding sequence ATGTCGGCGGGATCGGACGAAGTCTGGGTCGGTGATTCCGGGCAATTTGAAACTGCTCGGCGGTTTCTCACCGGACTGACCGTCGTATTCGGTCTGCTCACGCTCGGCCTCGGAATTGCGATGCTGGTCTGGCCCGACGCGACCCTGGTGGTGGCGGCCGTCCTCATCGCGATCCAGGTCTTCGCGTTCGGCATCATCCAGATCGTGCGGTCCTTCGCCGAGGTCGGCGCCCCGACCGCGGCGCGCACCCTGACCGGCCTGTCGGGTGCTCTCGCGGTCCTGCTGGGCTTCCTCGTTCTCCGCAGTCCGCTGCAGACGCTCGTGATCATCGCGCTCGTCATCGGTGCATGGTGGGTGTTCCGCGGTGTCCTCGACATCGTTGCCGGAGCGTCGGAGGTCCCAGGCAACCGCGCGGTGGGCATCGTGTTGGGCATCATCAGCGTGGTGGCCGGCGCAATCGTGCTGCTCCAGCCCGAGCTCTCGCTCGGGGTCTTCGTGATCGTCGTCGGCGTCTGGATGATCCTGTACGGCATCATCGTGGTCGCCGCGGCGTTCCTCGCACGACGTACGAGCTGA
- a CDS encoding response regulator transcription factor has protein sequence MTAVLLAEDDEAIAAPLSRALGREGYTVTIEQTGPSALDRALTGDFELLILDLGLPGMDGLEVCRQLRAHSLDLAVLMLTARTDEVDFVVGLDAGADDYVGKPFRLAELMARVRALLRRSGSGEDVAVEVAGIRLEPAARRVLVNGSEVALANKEYELLRVLLEHAGQVVSRDTILREVWGDVELRGSKTLDMHMSWLRRKIGDEGAGADRRIATVRGVGFRINTD, from the coding sequence GTGACCGCTGTACTACTTGCCGAAGATGACGAGGCCATCGCTGCGCCGCTGTCGCGTGCACTCGGACGTGAGGGCTACACCGTCACGATCGAACAGACCGGGCCGTCCGCGCTCGATCGTGCGCTCACCGGTGACTTCGAGCTCCTCATCCTCGACCTCGGTCTACCCGGAATGGACGGACTCGAGGTGTGTCGCCAGCTGCGTGCGCACAGCCTCGATCTCGCCGTGCTCATGCTGACCGCGCGCACCGACGAGGTGGACTTCGTGGTCGGTCTGGACGCCGGCGCCGACGACTACGTCGGCAAACCGTTCCGTCTCGCCGAGCTGATGGCACGGGTTCGGGCCCTGCTCCGCCGCAGTGGCAGCGGGGAGGACGTGGCCGTCGAGGTGGCCGGTATCCGCCTCGAGCCCGCGGCCCGGCGAGTGCTCGTCAACGGGTCCGAGGTCGCGCTCGCCAACAAGGAATACGAGCTGCTCCGTGTGCTGCTCGAACATGCCGGTCAGGTCGTCTCGCGCGACACGATCCTGCGCGAGGTGTGGGGCGACGTCGAACTGCGCGGATCGAAGACGCTCGACATGCACATGTCCTGGCTGCGCCGAAAGATCGGTGACGAGGGAGCGGGCGCCGATCGCCGGATCGCGACCGTGCGTGGCGTCGGCTTCCGCATCAACACCGACTAG
- the purE gene encoding 5-(carboxyamino)imidazole ribonucleotide mutase, whose translation MGSDSDWPTMEAAAEALAEFGVRFEVGVVSAHRTPQRMLDYARDAAARGLKVIIAGAGGAAHLPGMVASATPLPVIGVPVPLKYLDGMDSLLSIVQMPAGVPVATVSIGGARNAGLLAARILGASDPALQQRMAAFQAGLEQMVLEKDEALRAKLLG comes from the coding sequence ATGGGCAGCGACTCGGACTGGCCGACGATGGAGGCCGCCGCCGAGGCGCTCGCCGAGTTCGGTGTCCGGTTCGAGGTGGGTGTCGTGTCCGCGCACCGCACGCCGCAGCGCATGCTCGACTACGCCCGCGACGCCGCAGCTCGGGGACTCAAAGTCATCATCGCGGGCGCCGGCGGTGCCGCGCACCTGCCGGGCATGGTCGCGTCGGCCACCCCGCTGCCGGTGATCGGCGTGCCCGTCCCGCTGAAGTACCTCGACGGCATGGATTCGCTGCTGTCGATCGTGCAGATGCCCGCGGGCGTCCCGGTCGCGACCGTCTCGATCGGCGGCGCGCGCAACGCGGGCCTGCTGGCCGCACGCATCCTCGGTGCATCGGATCCGGCCCTGCAGCAGCGGATGGCCGCCTTCCAGGCCGGTCTCGAGCAGATGGTCCTGGAGAAGGACGAGGCGCTGCGCGCCAAGCTGCTCGGCTGA
- a CDS encoding PH domain-containing protein, whose translation MGYPQDALAADEELVLHRHPHWKMLVAPALIFILVTAIAGFAAGIAQSQLSGGAVTVVLLVIAAVWLAVVGWRVLVPVLRWNSTHFIVTDRRVMIRHGVMTHTGIDIPMNRISNVQFRHGLVDRMLRTGTLVIVSSSDDPLEFDDIPEVQKVHSRLYHQVFDSTSMHRDEYRDDRHPGPGRAPDDSGDDGRNFRKGW comes from the coding sequence ATGGGTTATCCGCAGGACGCGCTGGCGGCGGACGAGGAGCTGGTGCTGCACCGGCATCCGCACTGGAAGATGCTCGTCGCCCCGGCACTGATCTTCATCCTGGTCACCGCGATCGCGGGCTTCGCGGCGGGGATCGCACAGTCGCAGCTGAGTGGCGGCGCGGTGACCGTGGTGCTCCTCGTGATCGCCGCGGTGTGGCTCGCCGTCGTCGGATGGCGCGTTCTCGTCCCGGTGCTGCGGTGGAACTCGACGCACTTCATCGTCACCGACCGCCGGGTGATGATTCGGCACGGCGTGATGACCCACACCGGAATCGACATCCCGATGAACCGAATCAGCAACGTGCAGTTCCGTCACGGCCTGGTCGACCGAATGCTGCGGACCGGAACCCTCGTCATCGTCTCGTCGTCCGACGATCCGCTCGAATTCGACGACATTCCGGAGGTGCAGAAGGTGCATTCGCGGCTGTACCACCAGGTATTCGATTCGACGTCCATGCATCGGGACGAGTACCGGGACGACCGTCACCCGGGGCCGGGACGGGCGCCGGACGACTCCGGAGACGACGGCCGGAATTTCCGGAAAGGCTGGTAA
- a CDS encoding sensor histidine kinase yields MARFPLSERWYRWSAAHAVGIDRVEAVLLTLVCLPNALIDGNAVTVAVTLGMTLPLAWRRSRTVISGFVVAAFAVAHLVLIPDTLLPSAFAVPVALYAFAAYTPRWSSYTALAIAILGAAAAGAEYFAYEGRGWEQAVITAMFLIVFVLAVWAFGDLRRVRIQELEGLAERARLLELERAQEAELAAVNERTRIAREMHDIVAHSLTVVIAQADGGRYGAAQDPQAAIDALETISSTGRQALTDMRALLSVLREDRPREFAAMPGAGDIGGLVAELQRGGLDVDLHVTGEPRELSTGTGLTAYRIVQESLTNVLKHAGPGAVARVEVNWGGDELELVVDDDGRGGAAALIDASPGGQGVIGMTERAKLHGGKLVAGPVPGGGYRVRGRLPYVAP; encoded by the coding sequence ATGGCCCGGTTCCCCCTGAGCGAGCGCTGGTATCGCTGGAGCGCCGCCCACGCGGTCGGAATCGACCGCGTGGAGGCGGTGCTCCTCACGTTGGTGTGCCTGCCGAACGCGCTCATCGACGGCAACGCCGTCACCGTCGCGGTGACCCTCGGGATGACGCTGCCGCTGGCGTGGCGTCGGTCGCGGACCGTGATCTCGGGCTTCGTCGTCGCGGCATTCGCGGTCGCGCACCTGGTGCTGATCCCGGACACGTTGCTGCCGAGCGCATTCGCGGTGCCGGTCGCGCTGTACGCGTTCGCGGCGTACACGCCGCGGTGGAGCAGCTACACGGCGCTGGCGATCGCGATCCTGGGCGCCGCGGCGGCCGGGGCCGAGTACTTCGCGTACGAGGGACGCGGCTGGGAACAGGCCGTGATCACCGCGATGTTCCTCATCGTGTTCGTCCTCGCGGTGTGGGCGTTCGGCGACCTGCGGCGGGTGCGCATCCAGGAACTCGAGGGCCTCGCCGAGCGGGCGCGACTGCTCGAACTCGAACGCGCCCAGGAGGCGGAACTCGCGGCCGTCAACGAGCGCACCCGCATCGCCCGCGAGATGCACGACATCGTCGCGCACTCGCTCACCGTCGTCATCGCGCAGGCCGACGGCGGCCGCTACGGCGCTGCGCAGGATCCGCAGGCCGCGATCGATGCGCTCGAAACCATCTCGTCGACGGGCCGGCAGGCGCTCACCGACATGCGGGCGCTGCTGTCGGTGCTGCGCGAGGACCGGCCCCGCGAGTTCGCGGCCATGCCCGGCGCCGGTGACATCGGGGGATTGGTCGCCGAGTTGCAGCGTGGCGGACTCGACGTCGACCTGCACGTGACGGGCGAGCCGCGCGAGTTGTCGACCGGCACGGGTCTGACGGCGTACCGCATCGTCCAGGAGTCCCTCACCAACGTCCTCAAGCACGCCGGGCCGGGGGCGGTGGCGCGCGTCGAGGTGAACTGGGGTGGCGACGAACTCGAACTCGTCGTCGACGACGACGGCCGTGGCGGCGCGGCGGCCCTGATCGACGCGTCCCCGGGCGGGCAGGGTGTCATCGGCATGACCGAGCGCGCCAAGCTGCACGGCGGCAAGCTCGTCGCGGGCCCGGTCCCGGGCGGCGGCTATCGGGTGCGCGGCCGTCTGCCGTACGTCGCGCCCTAG
- a CDS encoding sensor histidine kinase, with the protein MRRRILQSILAVVIFTGLLLGVPLIYTAWLWVEDFTRSDLQGRLDRMAAEIIVQEGASGVVEGGLDTTGLRLVVPEGGKLVVVYPTPEEGASRLDIGAESVPSPLVESLSMGTSGSLRLEMPSDRMRTLQRQAVGAVTLLVLASIGAGAGVAVVTAKRLADPLKDVADRAARLAEGDFRPDSRRHGIPELDRVSDVLDSATVEIAGRLQREHALVGDVSHQLRSRLTAVRLRLDELSGHPDPAVVHEAEEAMAQVDRLTVAVDDLVRSSRASGAADREPVSVVGELASVVADWQGPFKDAGRVLRLRGEPRLTSSATGSRLREAVSVLIDNALQHGAGTCTVSVRLVSGPVGREAGKDSRVCVEVSDEGEGVSDELAPHIFDRGFSGAGSTGVGLALARALVEADGGRLELQRRRPALFAVFLAPVKDDAPTRVVGIHEPR; encoded by the coding sequence GTGCGCCGCAGAATCCTGCAATCGATCCTCGCCGTCGTCATCTTCACGGGGCTGCTGCTCGGTGTTCCACTGATCTATACCGCGTGGCTGTGGGTGGAGGACTTCACTCGCAGCGACCTGCAGGGTCGGCTCGACCGAATGGCCGCCGAGATCATCGTGCAGGAGGGTGCCTCCGGCGTCGTCGAAGGCGGACTCGACACGACGGGGCTGCGGCTGGTCGTGCCGGAGGGCGGCAAACTCGTGGTCGTTTACCCGACACCGGAGGAGGGGGCGTCGCGACTCGACATCGGCGCGGAATCGGTGCCGTCACCGCTCGTCGAATCCCTGTCGATGGGGACGTCCGGGTCGCTGCGCCTCGAGATGCCGTCGGATCGGATGCGGACCCTGCAGCGTCAGGCGGTCGGTGCGGTGACCCTGCTGGTGCTCGCGTCGATCGGCGCCGGAGCCGGCGTGGCCGTCGTGACCGCGAAACGTCTCGCCGATCCGCTCAAGGACGTCGCCGACCGCGCCGCCCGGCTCGCGGAGGGCGACTTCCGGCCCGACTCCCGGCGTCACGGGATCCCCGAACTGGACCGCGTGTCCGACGTGCTCGACTCGGCGACGGTCGAGATCGCCGGGCGCCTACAGCGCGAGCACGCGCTCGTCGGCGACGTCTCCCACCAGTTGCGCAGCCGCCTCACCGCCGTGCGACTGCGGCTCGACGAGCTGTCCGGGCACCCCGACCCGGCGGTCGTCCACGAGGCCGAGGAAGCGATGGCGCAGGTCGACCGGCTCACCGTCGCGGTGGACGATCTCGTGCGGTCCTCGCGGGCCAGCGGTGCCGCGGACCGGGAGCCGGTGTCGGTGGTGGGGGAGCTCGCGAGCGTCGTCGCCGACTGGCAGGGGCCGTTCAAGGACGCGGGCCGGGTGCTGCGGTTGCGCGGCGAGCCGCGGTTGACGTCGTCGGCGACCGGATCGCGCCTCCGGGAGGCGGTGTCCGTGCTGATCGACAACGCCCTCCAGCACGGCGCAGGCACCTGCACGGTGTCGGTGCGTCTGGTGTCCGGCCCGGTGGGCCGCGAAGCCGGCAAGGACTCGCGGGTGTGCGTCGAGGTGTCGGACGAGGGGGAGGGCGTGAGCGACGAGCTGGCGCCGCACATCTTCGACCGGGGCTTCTCGGGTGCCGGGTCCACCGGCGTCGGACTGGCGCTGGCGCGGGCCCTCGTGGAGGCGGACGGCGGCCGCCTGGAACTGCAGCGCCGACGGCCCGCCCTGTTCGCGGTGTTCCTCGCCCCGGTCAAGGACGATGCGCCGACCCGGGTGGTCGGGATCCACGAACCGCGCTAG
- a CDS encoding 5-(carboxyamino)imidazole ribonucleotide synthase produces MTGKSDSEPRPAPPRDLPSGMPVVTMIGGGQLARMTHQAAIELGQTLRVLAGSIDEPAAQVSPDVVLGSHTDLAALRKAALGSNALTFDHEHVPTEHLDVLVAEGVNVQPPPQALVYAQDKLAMRRKLSEMGAPVPAFAAVTWAEDVVRFGAEHGWPIVLKAVRGGYDGRGVWITDDSDEAEAIVTEQLDKGVELMVEQAVDFTRELSAMVARSPFGQGASWPVVETVQLNGQCAVVLAPAPQLSGERAAEAEQLALRIAAELGVVGSMAVELFETTDGRLVVNELAMRPHNSGHWTQDGARTSQFEQHLRAVLDYPLGDTSPLAPVTVMANVLGAPTAPVMSMDERLHHLFARMPDAKVHLYGKGERKDRKIGHVNVLGGADGSPDDPQYVAAVRERAQRAAHWLSHAEWTDGWDEHGRE; encoded by the coding sequence GTGACCGGCAAATCTGATTCCGAACCTCGCCCCGCGCCTCCTCGCGATCTCCCCAGCGGTATGCCCGTGGTGACGATGATCGGTGGTGGCCAGCTCGCGCGCATGACCCACCAGGCCGCGATCGAGCTGGGACAGACGCTGCGGGTGCTCGCGGGCAGCATCGACGAGCCCGCCGCTCAGGTCAGCCCCGACGTCGTCCTGGGCAGCCACACCGACCTCGCGGCTCTGCGTAAGGCGGCGCTCGGCTCGAACGCGCTGACGTTCGACCACGAGCACGTCCCCACCGAGCACCTCGACGTGCTGGTGGCCGAGGGCGTCAACGTGCAGCCGCCGCCGCAGGCGCTCGTGTATGCGCAGGACAAGTTGGCGATGCGTCGCAAGCTCAGCGAGATGGGCGCCCCGGTCCCGGCCTTCGCCGCGGTCACCTGGGCCGAGGACGTGGTCCGCTTCGGTGCCGAGCACGGCTGGCCCATCGTCCTCAAGGCCGTGCGCGGCGGCTACGACGGCCGTGGCGTGTGGATCACCGACGACTCCGACGAGGCCGAGGCCATCGTCACCGAGCAGCTCGACAAGGGCGTCGAGCTCATGGTCGAGCAGGCCGTCGACTTCACCCGTGAGCTGTCCGCGATGGTCGCGCGTTCGCCGTTCGGGCAGGGCGCGTCGTGGCCCGTCGTCGAGACGGTGCAGTTGAACGGGCAGTGCGCTGTCGTCCTCGCGCCCGCGCCCCAGCTGTCGGGCGAGCGAGCGGCCGAGGCCGAACAGCTCGCGCTGCGGATCGCTGCCGAGCTGGGCGTCGTCGGATCGATGGCGGTGGAGCTGTTCGAGACCACCGACGGCCGGCTCGTCGTGAACGAGCTTGCGATGCGCCCCCACAACTCGGGTCACTGGACCCAGGACGGTGCGCGGACGTCGCAGTTCGAGCAGCACCTGCGCGCGGTCCTCGACTACCCGCTCGGTGACACGTCGCCCCTCGCCCCGGTCACCGTGATGGCGAACGTCTTGGGGGCACCGACTGCGCCCGTCATGAGCATGGACGAGCGTCTGCACCACCTGTTCGCACGGATGCCCGACGCGAAGGTGCACCTGTACGGCAAGGGTGAGCGCAAGGACCGCAAGATCGGGCACGTCAACGTGCTCGGCGGGGCCGACGGTTCGCCGGACGACCCGCAGTACGTGGCGGCCGTGCGCGAGCGCGCGCAGCGGGCGGCGCACTGGCTGTCGCACGCCGAATGGACTGACGGGTGGGATGAACATGGGCGGGAATGA
- a CDS encoding DUF7144 family membrane protein produces the protein MTDRTPTTHSSGGAKQGFAAGASIAAAIILMTVGILQIFQGISALADDNFFVVGPEYVYQFDLTTWGWIHLILGIVVVLVGLGLLTGATWSRVTAIIIAALSIIANFLWIPWYPMWSILIIALDIVVIWAVSTWDTERA, from the coding sequence ATGACGGATCGCACACCGACGACCCACAGTTCGGGCGGCGCCAAACAGGGATTCGCTGCGGGAGCGTCGATCGCCGCCGCGATCATTCTCATGACAGTCGGAATCCTGCAGATCTTCCAGGGAATCTCTGCACTCGCGGACGACAACTTCTTCGTCGTCGGCCCCGAGTACGTCTATCAGTTCGACCTCACCACGTGGGGTTGGATCCACCTGATCCTCGGCATCGTCGTGGTCCTCGTCGGACTGGGACTGCTGACCGGTGCGACGTGGTCGAGGGTGACCGCCATCATCATCGCGGCACTGTCGATCATCGCGAATTTCCTGTGGATCCCGTGGTACCCGATGTGGTCGATCCTGATCATCGCGCTCGACATCGTGGTGATCTGGGCCGTGTCCACGTGGGACACCGAGCGCGCCTGA
- a CDS encoding GtrA family protein — MSRVPQPFRAIVLRHHELIKFAIVGGTTMVVDLAIFYSLSLTILEQKPVVAKVLSGVVATILSYVLNREWSFKHRGGRERHHEALLFFTISGIGVLIAAAPLWIANNVFDIRTSMSFGALVVVDFVLNYIIGNLLQMVFRFWSFRRWVFPEENTVNTVNTVNTANTANTENTENTANTENTENTAIAATTEHEVIAQPEPIELAGEDPARP; from the coding sequence ATGAGCCGAGTTCCACAGCCGTTCAGAGCCATCGTTCTTCGCCACCACGAATTGATCAAGTTCGCAATCGTCGGCGGCACGACCATGGTGGTCGACCTCGCCATCTTCTACTCCCTGAGCCTCACGATCCTCGAGCAGAAGCCCGTGGTCGCGAAGGTCCTCTCCGGCGTGGTGGCGACCATCCTGAGCTACGTCCTCAACCGCGAGTGGTCGTTCAAGCATCGCGGCGGGCGCGAGCGCCATCACGAGGCGCTGCTCTTCTTCACGATCAGTGGCATCGGTGTCCTCATCGCGGCGGCACCGCTGTGGATCGCGAACAACGTCTTCGACATCCGGACGTCCATGAGTTTCGGGGCGCTGGTGGTGGTCGACTTCGTGCTGAACTACATCATCGGCAACCTGCTCCAGATGGTGTTCCGGTTCTGGTCGTTCCGGCGGTGGGTGTTCCCCGAGGAGAACACAGTGAACACAGTGAACACAGTGAACACAGCGAACACAGCGAACACCGAGAACACCGAGAACACAGCGAACACCGAGAACACCGAGAACACAGCGATCGCGGCGACGACCGAGCACGAGGTGATCGCGCAGCCGGAGCCGATCGAACTCGCAGGCGAGGACCCCGCCCGCCCCTAG
- a CDS encoding AI-2E family transporter — translation MARRNDRQPPAPTNRSDWAIPRGLIVLLAIAAGVVAVTGMKAFSGVLGPVFLALMLTVGVQPIQEWVRHRGWPRWIGMLGALVAVYAILLGLVGALAISVAQLATLLPQYSDDAQQLLDQVEQQLEQHGIGSDQIQNALSGIDFGKAVGYAEALVSGLLGVFSNLFFILALLLFMAFDGMSMHDRLAVVARYRPEIAYAIETFASGTRSYLIVSTVFGLIVAVIDGLALWWLGIPLPILWALLSFITNYIPNIGFVLGLIPPALLGLLQGGPKLAIIVIIAYSVINVVIQSVIQPKFVGDAVGLSVTTTFLALVFWGWVLGPLGALLAIPMSLLVKAFFIDIDPSTRWADVFIKGAREVERPPPEEPRSP, via the coding sequence ATGGCACGCAGGAACGATCGGCAACCGCCCGCTCCGACGAACCGCTCGGACTGGGCGATCCCACGCGGCCTGATCGTTCTCCTCGCCATCGCCGCCGGCGTCGTCGCCGTGACCGGGATGAAGGCCTTCTCCGGCGTGCTGGGCCCGGTGTTCCTCGCACTGATGCTGACGGTCGGCGTCCAGCCCATTCAGGAGTGGGTGCGCCATCGGGGCTGGCCACGCTGGATCGGGATGCTCGGCGCCCTGGTCGCGGTGTACGCGATCCTGCTCGGTCTCGTGGGAGCGCTCGCGATCTCGGTCGCGCAGCTCGCGACGCTCCTCCCGCAGTACTCCGACGACGCACAGCAGCTGCTCGACCAGGTCGAGCAGCAGTTGGAACAGCACGGCATCGGATCGGACCAGATCCAGAACGCGCTGTCGGGCATCGACTTCGGTAAGGCGGTCGGCTACGCGGAGGCCCTCGTCTCGGGCCTGCTGGGCGTGTTCTCGAACCTGTTCTTCATCCTCGCGCTGCTGCTGTTCATGGCGTTCGACGGTATGTCGATGCACGATCGGCTGGCCGTCGTCGCCCGGTACCGGCCCGAAATCGCTTATGCCATCGAAACGTTCGCTTCGGGAACCCGCAGCTATCTCATCGTGTCGACAGTGTTCGGGTTGATCGTCGCGGTGATCGACGGCCTCGCGTTGTGGTGGCTCGGCATTCCGCTCCCCATCCTGTGGGCGCTGCTGTCGTTCATCACGAACTACATCCCGAACATCGGGTTCGTGCTGGGACTGATTCCGCCCGCACTGCTCGGTCTGCTCCAGGGCGGACCGAAACTCGCGATCATCGTGATCATCGCCTACAGCGTCATCAACGTCGTCATCCAATCGGTGATCCAGCCCAAGTTCGTCGGCGACGCCGTCGGGCTGTCGGTGACGACCACGTTCCTCGCCCTCGTGTTCTGGGGGTGGGTGCTCGGCCCGCTCGGCGCGCTGCTGGCGATTCCGATGTCGCTGCTGGTGAAGGCGTTCTTCATCGACATCGACCCGTCGACGCGCTGGGCCGATGTGTTCATCAAGGGCGCGCGGGAGGTCGAGCGGCCGCCACCGGAGGAACCCCGGAGTCCGTGA
- a CDS encoding biotin--[acetyl-CoA-carboxylase] ligase, giving the protein MWTDLTRPPLNADALRRALVRDAGGDPDAFWARVDVVAETGSTNADLLARPRDAHYARSVLVAEYQSGGRGRHSRPWVSAPRALITVSAVLDMPGMDLSDIGWLPLLSGIAVVDALRTIAEVDAELKWPNDVLIGGKKVAGILAEVAATAPVPTVVIGIGLNVSLTEDELPVPTATSLLLEEAAVTDRDILVRAVLRELARRWREWQSVGWRVEDLAAAYRQRCGTLGRLVRAELPGDRELVGIATDVDVEGRIVIEADGESPVAVSAGDITHLRSV; this is encoded by the coding sequence ATGTGGACCGATCTCACCCGACCCCCGCTGAACGCCGACGCGCTTCGGCGCGCGCTCGTTCGTGACGCCGGGGGTGACCCGGATGCGTTCTGGGCGCGGGTCGACGTGGTGGCCGAGACCGGTTCCACCAACGCCGATCTGCTGGCCCGGCCGCGGGACGCCCACTACGCACGCAGCGTTCTCGTCGCGGAGTACCAGTCGGGCGGCCGGGGCCGGCACTCGCGACCGTGGGTGAGCGCACCCCGGGCGCTGATCACCGTGTCGGCGGTGCTCGACATGCCGGGCATGGACCTCTCCGACATCGGATGGCTTCCGCTGCTCTCCGGGATCGCGGTGGTCGACGCGTTGCGCACCATCGCGGAGGTCGATGCGGAACTCAAGTGGCCCAACGACGTTCTCATCGGCGGGAAGAAGGTTGCCGGCATTCTCGCGGAAGTTGCCGCCACGGCACCGGTGCCGACGGTGGTCATCGGGATCGGGTTGAACGTGAGTCTGACCGAGGACGAGTTGCCGGTGCCGACCGCGACCTCGCTGCTGCTGGAGGAGGCTGCCGTCACCGACCGCGACATCCTGGTGCGGGCGGTGCTCCGGGAGTTGGCGCGACGCTGGCGGGAGTGGCAGTCCGTCGGGTGGCGAGTGGAGGACCTCGCGGCGGCGTACCGGCAGCGGTGCGGAACGCTCGGACGGCTGGTGCGCGCCGAGCTTCCCGGCGATCGGGAACTGGTCGGGATCGCGACCGACGTCGACGTCGAAGGACGAATCGTGATCGAGGCAGACGGTGAGTCGCCGGTCGCGGTGTCGGCCGGCGACATCACCCATCTGCGATCGGTGTGA